From a single Arachnia propionica genomic region:
- the mptB gene encoding polyprenol phosphomannose-dependent alpha 1,6 mannosyltransferase MptB, whose protein sequence is MSALETRSRVTNPAGGWGWVGLGMLSSAVTTAVAWALLDPAPVVDSLLAVLFLASCAGMLFAWWRIGPRFPHPVVATVLWALPLLACPLVYSLDVNAYLTQGWMVLGGHDPYVMTLGEPQLPGITVGADWVETTSVYPAGALLIFAAVFWASGGLPWLGILLFRLLHLACLLVVAWAVKRIALRVGVPVNTALWAGIATPLLILQWIGGLHNDAVLVALIALAVLAATRGGWSGLLLGGALIGASLTIKQSGAAAGLGIVALAWAASPGRDWWRLAGRAAAAGAVAVGVFVGVSLGSGLGFGWNKPTAGNPLAVMSDSPLSWVTQAMKFLGQEESLTSVIRILTLIAGLAVLTAWVWLVVRFGPRPGEPGRPWVVLLGGLLAFALLGPALQPWYFTWAAPFVALALPDRRWQRIWLSATVVVVVAATTRIAFGSPLLGLAAWLMWRRLEAKNLDVLDERTGV, encoded by the coding sequence ATGTCTGCTCTCGAAACACGTTCCCGGGTCACCAATCCCGCCGGCGGGTGGGGATGGGTGGGGCTCGGGATGCTTTCCAGTGCGGTCACGACCGCTGTCGCCTGGGCACTGCTGGACCCCGCGCCTGTCGTCGACAGTCTGCTGGCCGTCTTGTTCCTGGCGTCCTGCGCGGGCATGCTGTTCGCGTGGTGGCGGATCGGGCCGCGTTTCCCGCATCCCGTGGTCGCGACGGTGCTGTGGGCGCTGCCGCTGCTGGCCTGTCCGCTGGTGTATAGCCTCGATGTGAACGCCTATCTGACGCAGGGCTGGATGGTGCTGGGCGGCCACGACCCCTACGTCATGACGCTCGGGGAACCGCAGCTGCCCGGAATCACGGTCGGGGCTGACTGGGTGGAAACTACGTCGGTCTACCCGGCGGGGGCGTTGCTGATCTTCGCAGCCGTGTTCTGGGCCAGCGGTGGCCTGCCATGGCTGGGAATCTTGTTGTTCCGGCTGCTGCACCTGGCCTGTCTGCTGGTGGTGGCGTGGGCGGTGAAACGTATCGCGCTACGCGTCGGGGTCCCCGTGAACACGGCCCTGTGGGCGGGAATCGCCACTCCGCTGCTGATCCTCCAGTGGATCGGGGGCCTGCACAACGATGCCGTGCTGGTGGCCTTGATCGCCTTGGCGGTGTTGGCGGCGACTCGCGGCGGCTGGTCCGGGCTGCTGCTGGGCGGGGCCCTGATCGGAGCGTCCCTGACGATCAAGCAGTCGGGGGCAGCCGCGGGGCTCGGGATCGTCGCCCTGGCCTGGGCGGCTTCGCCGGGGCGCGACTGGTGGCGGCTCGCGGGCCGGGCCGCGGCGGCGGGAGCGGTCGCGGTCGGGGTGTTCGTCGGGGTGTCGCTGGGCTCTGGCCTGGGCTTTGGATGGAACAAGCCCACTGCTGGTAATCCCCTGGCCGTGATGAGCGACTCGCCGCTGTCGTGGGTCACCCAGGCAATGAAATTCCTCGGGCAGGAAGAGTCGCTGACCTCGGTGATCCGGATACTCACCCTTATCGCCGGGCTGGCGGTGCTGACGGCCTGGGTGTGGCTCGTGGTGCGGTTCGGCCCTCGGCCCGGAGAACCGGGACGTCCCTGGGTGGTGCTGCTCGGCGGGTTGCTCGCCTTCGCGCTGCTCGGTCCCGCCCTGCAACCCTGGTATTTCACCTGGGCGGCGCCCTTCGTCGCCCTGGCCTTGCCCGACCGCCGTTGGCAGCGGATCTGGTTGAGCGCAACCGTGGTGGTCGTGGTGGCGGCTACCACCCGGATTGCCTTCGGCTCCCCGCTGCTGGGATTGGCAGCCTGGTTGATGTGGCGACGCCTCGAGGCGAAGAACCTTGACGTTCTCGATGAGCGGACCGGAGTCTGA
- a CDS encoding NAD(P)/FAD-dependent oxidoreductase: MRKHHVVIIGSGFGGLFAAKALRRADVDVTLIARTTHHLFQPLLYQVATGILSEGEIAPATREVLRKNKNVTVQLGLVEGVDMEAKQVRWRFHGLEQVTDYDSLIVAAGAGQSYFGNDHFARYAPGMKTIDDALELRARIFGAFELAELAPEGEDVSRFLTFAVVGAGPTGVEMAGQIRELASKTLVGEFRRIDTRQARVILIEGGPLVLPSFGEDLGGSARRSLEKRGVEVWTETMVTEVDSRGFTVKRKDGSTERVESVCKVWAAGVSANPLGPNLAEQTGAETDRVGRVKVLPDLTLPGHPEVFVIGDLAAVDGVPGVAQGAIQGARYAANVIRGQLAGNRPTTPFTYKDKGSMATISRFSAVVSAGKVKFSGFLAWAAWLVLHLLYIAGFKQRMSTLLHWFVSFLTRGRAERVTTNQQMVGRLALEELGEGTSARLMSGAAKVSGETKSEGSDDKETAPVAG; the protein is encoded by the coding sequence ATGCGCAAGCATCATGTTGTGATAATCGGTTCTGGGTTTGGTGGTCTGTTCGCGGCGAAGGCCTTGAGGCGCGCCGACGTCGATGTGACGTTGATAGCACGCACCACCCATCATTTGTTTCAGCCGTTGCTCTACCAGGTGGCGACCGGCATCCTGTCGGAGGGTGAGATCGCCCCTGCGACCCGGGAGGTGCTGCGCAAAAACAAGAACGTGACGGTGCAGCTCGGTCTCGTCGAGGGGGTCGACATGGAGGCCAAGCAGGTGCGGTGGCGGTTCCACGGCCTCGAACAGGTCACCGACTACGACTCGCTGATCGTCGCCGCCGGTGCGGGGCAGTCGTACTTCGGCAACGACCATTTCGCCCGCTACGCGCCCGGCATGAAAACCATCGACGATGCCCTGGAGTTGCGTGCCCGGATCTTCGGCGCCTTCGAGCTGGCCGAACTCGCCCCGGAGGGGGAGGACGTCTCCAGGTTCCTGACCTTCGCGGTCGTCGGCGCGGGACCGACGGGAGTGGAGATGGCCGGGCAGATCCGAGAATTGGCCTCCAAGACTCTCGTCGGCGAGTTTCGTCGCATCGACACGCGTCAGGCACGGGTGATTCTCATCGAGGGTGGACCCCTGGTGCTGCCCAGCTTCGGCGAGGACCTCGGTGGCTCGGCCCGCAGGTCGCTGGAAAAACGCGGCGTCGAGGTGTGGACGGAGACCATGGTCACCGAGGTCGACTCGCGCGGATTCACCGTCAAACGCAAGGACGGCTCCACCGAAAGGGTGGAATCGGTGTGCAAGGTGTGGGCCGCTGGTGTGTCTGCGAATCCGCTCGGTCCGAATCTTGCCGAACAAACCGGCGCCGAGACCGACCGGGTGGGCAGGGTCAAGGTGCTGCCGGACCTGACCCTGCCGGGCCATCCCGAGGTGTTCGTGATCGGTGACCTGGCCGCCGTCGACGGGGTGCCCGGGGTGGCGCAGGGCGCGATCCAAGGCGCCAGGTATGCGGCCAACGTCATCCGTGGCCAGTTGGCCGGGAACCGCCCGACGACCCCGTTCACGTACAAGGACAAGGGGTCGATGGCGACGATCTCCCGGTTCTCCGCCGTCGTCAGCGCAGGGAAGGTCAAGTTCTCGGGCTTCCTGGCCTGGGCGGCGTGGCTGGTGCTGCACCTGCTCTACATCGCGGGCTTCAAGCAGCGGATGTCGACGTTGCTGCACTGGTTCGTCAGCTTCCTCACCCGCGGTCGGGCGGAACGCGTCACGACGAACCAGCAGATGGTCGGTCGCCTGGCTCTGGAGGAACTCGGCGAGGGCACCAGCGCCCGTCTCATGTCCGGGGCGGCCAAGGTGTCCGGAGAGACGAAATCGGAGGGTTCCGACGACAAGGAGACGGCACCGGTCGCGGGGTGA
- the thrC gene encoding threonine synthase — protein MRYVSTRATDHTTKAFSDILLEGLAPDGGLYLPAEYPRVDAGTLAQWRKVLADDGYAALAFEVCSLFIDDISADDLLGICRRAYAPEKFSDPQIVPVSELSDGVRLAHLSNGPSAAFKDMAMQLLGELFAHELARRGERLTILGATSGDTGSAAEYALLGRPGIRVVMLSPADRMTPFQQAQMYSIDDPGVVNLAVEGVFDDCQDLVKAINADAEFKRDHHIGAVNSINWARLMAQIVYYVAAWLRIGGEEPVSFAVPSGNFGNIAAGHIARLMGLPIRQLVLATNENDVLDEFFRTGIYRPRAAQQTHATSSPSMDISKASNFERFVADLLGRDGARVADLFGRELPETGRLDLSGEDRDRFGFVSGSSTHADRLAEIRATWESDGVLIDPHTADGVHVARGLLAAGEISGPVVVLETALPVKFAETITQAIGIVPPRPERFAGIEDLPRHVTRIPVDADAVRRVIGGVA, from the coding sequence GTGCGATACGTCTCCACCCGTGCCACCGACCACACCACCAAGGCCTTCAGCGACATCCTCCTGGAGGGCCTGGCGCCCGACGGTGGTCTCTACCTGCCCGCCGAGTACCCGCGGGTGGACGCAGGCACCCTTGCCCAGTGGCGGAAGGTGCTGGCCGACGACGGCTACGCGGCGCTCGCCTTCGAGGTGTGCTCCCTGTTCATCGACGACATCTCCGCCGACGACCTGCTGGGTATCTGCCGGCGCGCCTACGCGCCCGAGAAGTTCTCGGACCCGCAGATCGTGCCAGTCTCCGAACTCTCCGACGGGGTACGGTTGGCGCACCTCAGCAACGGCCCGTCGGCGGCCTTCAAGGACATGGCCATGCAGCTGCTCGGCGAGTTGTTCGCACACGAACTAGCGCGCCGCGGTGAGCGTTTGACCATCCTCGGTGCCACCTCCGGAGACACCGGTTCGGCTGCCGAGTACGCGCTGCTGGGCAGGCCTGGGATACGGGTGGTGATGCTCTCCCCGGCGGACCGCATGACCCCGTTCCAGCAGGCGCAGATGTACTCCATCGACGATCCCGGTGTGGTGAATCTGGCCGTCGAAGGGGTTTTTGACGACTGCCAGGACCTCGTCAAGGCCATCAACGCCGACGCCGAGTTCAAACGCGACCACCACATCGGCGCGGTGAACTCCATCAACTGGGCGCGCCTGATGGCGCAGATCGTCTACTACGTCGCGGCCTGGCTGCGTATCGGTGGCGAGGAACCGGTCTCGTTTGCGGTGCCGTCGGGCAACTTCGGCAACATCGCGGCTGGACACATCGCCCGCCTCATGGGGTTGCCGATCCGCCAGCTGGTGCTGGCCACCAACGAAAACGACGTCCTCGACGAGTTCTTCCGCACCGGCATTTATCGGCCCCGCGCCGCACAGCAGACCCACGCCACCAGCTCCCCGTCCATGGACATCTCGAAGGCATCGAACTTCGAACGTTTCGTTGCTGACCTCCTGGGTCGCGACGGCGCGCGCGTTGCCGACCTGTTTGGCCGGGAACTGCCGGAAACCGGCAGGCTCGACCTGTCCGGTGAGGATCGCGACCGCTTCGGTTTCGTCTCTGGATCCTCCACCCATGCCGACCGGCTGGCCGAGATCCGCGCCACCTGGGAGAGCGACGGGGTACTCATCGACCCCCACACCGCCGACGGCGTGCACGTCGCCCGCGGGCTGCTGGCCGCAGGTGAGATCTCAGGGCCGGTCGTGGTGCTGGAGACCGCGCTCCCCGTGAAGTTCGCCGAGACCATCACCCAGGCGATCGGCATCGTCCCGCCGCGCCCCGAGCGCTTCGCCGGGATCGAGGACCTCCCCAGGCATGTGACCCGCATCCCCGTGGATGCGGATGCGGTGAGACGCGTTATTGGTGGGGTCGCCTGA
- a CDS encoding ABC transporter ATP-binding protein: MTEQRWKRTPGAWAVRIRGLAKRFGRVQAVSGLDLDVPLGGIHGLLGPNGSGKTTTLRMLLGLIRPDDGEMRIFDHEVPYGLPDVIDKVGAIVESPKFAPNISLRRNLEILAISTGVPGRRVTEVLLEVGLRGREKAAFRTCSLGMKQRLAIAATLLREPDLLIFDEPTNGLDPAGIQEIRTTMRALADAGRTVLVASHLLGEIEQIADSVSIMGRGRVIAAGELEEFLNDGSEYVVVEIDDVPAAFEALRQAGFGGQLVGGQLRVTRDEGLDPAAVARVLGEADLWPRHLSLQRSSLESVFLELTEDERLTTTQGRAVA, from the coding sequence ATGACCGAGCAGCGTTGGAAACGGACCCCCGGGGCGTGGGCCGTGCGGATTCGCGGTCTCGCCAAGCGTTTCGGGCGCGTCCAGGCCGTGTCCGGACTCGACTTGGATGTCCCCCTCGGTGGTATCCACGGACTGCTCGGTCCCAACGGCTCCGGAAAAACCACGACGCTGCGGATGCTGCTCGGCCTGATCCGCCCCGACGACGGCGAGATGCGCATCTTCGACCACGAGGTGCCCTACGGGCTGCCCGATGTGATCGACAAAGTGGGTGCCATCGTCGAGAGCCCCAAGTTCGCGCCGAACATAAGTCTTCGGCGCAACCTGGAGATCCTCGCGATCTCCACCGGGGTGCCGGGCCGCCGCGTCACGGAGGTGCTGCTGGAGGTTGGGCTGCGGGGACGCGAGAAGGCGGCTTTCCGCACCTGCTCCCTCGGCATGAAACAGCGACTCGCGATCGCCGCGACCCTGTTGAGGGAACCCGACCTGCTGATTTTCGACGAACCCACCAATGGCCTCGACCCCGCCGGTATCCAGGAGATCCGCACCACCATGCGTGCCCTCGCTGATGCGGGTCGCACGGTGCTGGTGGCCAGCCATCTGCTGGGGGAGATCGAGCAGATCGCCGATTCCGTGTCCATCATGGGGCGGGGACGGGTGATCGCGGCGGGGGAGCTGGAGGAATTCCTCAACGACGGTTCCGAGTACGTGGTGGTGGAGATCGACGACGTCCCGGCGGCTTTCGAGGCACTGCGGCAGGCGGGTTTCGGCGGCCAGCTGGTGGGAGGGCAGCTGCGCGTCACCCGTGACGAAGGACTCGATCCTGCCGCCGTCGCCCGGGTCCTCGGGGAGGCGGACCTGTGGCCGAGGCACCTCAGCCTGCAACGCTCCAGCCTCGAATCCGTGTTCCTGGAACTGACCGAGGATGAACGCCTCACCACCACGCAGGGGAGGGCTGTGGCGTGA
- a CDS encoding response regulator transcription factor, which translates to MPPAQPTALTRPDGTPLRVLTVDDEPSLTELLAMAMRYEGWDVTTAATGTDAVHAARAVKPDAIVLDMMLPDFDGLEVMRRIRTEQPDVPVIFLTAKDGVADRITGLTAGGDDYVTKPFSLEEVIARLRGLLRRSGATTVQPETQLVVGDLILDEDSHEVTRAGENINLTATEFELLRYLMRNPKRVLSKAQILDRVWNYDFGGQANVVELYISYLRKKIDAGRSPMIHTMRGAGYVLRPASS; encoded by the coding sequence ATGCCTCCCGCACAGCCCACTGCACTGACCCGCCCCGACGGCACGCCCCTGAGGGTCCTCACCGTCGACGACGAACCCAGCCTGACCGAGCTGCTGGCCATGGCCATGCGCTACGAGGGTTGGGACGTGACCACTGCCGCCACCGGCACCGACGCCGTCCACGCGGCCCGCGCCGTCAAACCCGATGCCATCGTGCTCGACATGATGCTGCCGGACTTCGACGGCCTGGAGGTGATGCGTCGCATACGCACCGAACAACCCGATGTGCCCGTGATCTTCCTGACCGCCAAGGACGGCGTGGCCGACCGCATCACCGGGCTCACCGCTGGGGGCGACGACTACGTGACCAAACCGTTCTCCCTGGAGGAGGTCATCGCACGGCTGCGCGGGCTGCTGCGACGCTCCGGGGCGACGACGGTGCAGCCGGAAACCCAGCTCGTCGTCGGCGATTTGATCCTCGACGAGGACTCCCACGAGGTCACCCGCGCTGGCGAGAACATCAATCTCACCGCCACCGAGTTCGAGCTGCTGCGCTACCTGATGCGCAACCCCAAACGGGTGCTCAGCAAAGCCCAGATCCTCGACCGGGTGTGGAACTACGACTTTGGCGGCCAGGCCAACGTCGTCGAGCTCTACATCTCCTATCTGCGCAAGAAGATCGACGCGGGCCGCTCCCCGATGATCCACACCATGCGCGGGGCCGGGTACGTGCTGCGACCCGCGAGTTCCTGA
- a CDS encoding MFS transporter, with translation MNDTTRTAAAGEKKYLKWYNKVGYGSGDVAGNVVYVLLSAFVMIYLTDTAGLNAGIVGTLMMISRLFDGFSDVIFGALLDRTNTRMGKARPWMLWGFVGCAGMIVAIFAIPTELGETAKYAWFFIAYTLLNAVFYTANNIAYSALTALITRNGSERVQMGSIRFMFAFGTNLLIQSITVGGVAMFGGGAAGWRNMAIIYALFGLAVNTLSVFSVMELSPEELAGDDDTAQKEDTLTVLESAKMLLSNKYYLLILVVFLLTQVFTAMLNMGIYFMKYILGDENLLGTFAWAINVPLIVGLLVTPIIVKKFGEMYRVNLGGYVIATLGRLGVLVAAYFHDIPLMLILSAVASLGMSPLQGTLNAMIAEASEHTWLRTGKRIDGLMFSCTSLGVKVGSGIGTAAAGWLLAASGYDGGVSMQPDSAIQMLYVMYVWFPLVANALIFLLLTRLDVEKANARLREQTDA, from the coding sequence ATGAACGACACGACGCGCACGGCAGCGGCCGGCGAGAAGAAATACCTGAAGTGGTACAACAAGGTGGGCTACGGCTCGGGTGACGTCGCCGGCAACGTCGTCTACGTGCTCCTGTCCGCCTTCGTCATGATCTACCTCACCGACACCGCCGGGCTCAACGCGGGCATCGTCGGCACGCTCATGATGATCTCCCGGCTCTTCGACGGTTTCTCCGACGTCATCTTCGGTGCGCTGCTGGACCGCACCAACACCCGGATGGGCAAAGCCCGACCGTGGATGCTGTGGGGTTTCGTTGGCTGCGCCGGCATGATCGTTGCGATCTTCGCAATCCCCACCGAACTGGGTGAGACCGCCAAATACGCCTGGTTCTTCATCGCCTACACCCTCCTCAACGCCGTGTTCTACACGGCCAACAACATCGCCTATTCCGCACTGACCGCGCTCATCACCCGCAACGGTTCGGAGCGGGTGCAGATGGGTTCCATCCGTTTCATGTTCGCCTTCGGGACGAACCTGCTCATCCAGAGCATCACGGTCGGGGGCGTGGCGATGTTCGGCGGCGGCGCCGCGGGGTGGCGGAACATGGCGATCATCTACGCGCTGTTCGGGCTGGCGGTCAACACCTTGTCGGTGTTCTCCGTCATGGAACTGTCCCCAGAGGAACTGGCCGGCGACGACGACACGGCGCAGAAGGAGGACACGCTGACGGTACTGGAGTCGGCCAAGATGCTGCTGTCCAACAAGTACTACCTCCTCATCCTGGTGGTCTTTCTGCTCACCCAGGTCTTCACGGCAATGCTCAACATGGGCATCTACTTCATGAAATACATCCTGGGGGACGAGAACCTGCTAGGCACCTTCGCCTGGGCTATCAACGTCCCGCTCATCGTCGGCCTGCTGGTGACGCCCATCATTGTGAAGAAGTTCGGGGAGATGTACCGGGTCAACCTCGGCGGCTACGTCATCGCGACTCTCGGGCGGCTCGGGGTGCTGGTGGCGGCCTATTTCCACGACATCCCGCTCATGCTGATCCTCTCGGCGGTGGCCTCCCTGGGGATGAGTCCGCTGCAGGGGACGCTCAACGCCATGATCGCGGAGGCTTCGGAACACACCTGGCTGCGCACCGGCAAACGCATCGACGGGCTCATGTTCTCCTGCACCTCCCTGGGGGTGAAGGTCGGCAGCGGCATCGGAACGGCAGCGGCAGGGTGGCTCCTGGCCGCCAGCGGCTATGACGGCGGTGTGAGCATGCAACCGGACTCGGCGATCCAGATGCTCTACGTCATGTACGTGTGGTTCCCGCTGGTCGCCAACGCCCTCATCTTCCTCCTGCTCACCCGCCTCGACGTCGAGAAGGCCAACGCCCGCCTCCGGGAACAAACCGACGCCTGA
- a CDS encoding DoxX family protein, translated as MKAFIHVLKGITLMLARIVMGFIMVTHGWHRWQNEGIAAEAGILEQAGIPNPGLMVWLLIGFEVVGGIFLILGLATPAIGLGLMVLNIGIILTLRSHNFYVHDSGWEYNAVMAVVGMMLMSHGAGRLALDNLFRTPKDITPVKEDPLPEEESPQRPARSLPEEPACSLDAEPARSLDAEPVLATSDSWATSTWGTHATQETHSSLMAKPHS; from the coding sequence ATGAAGGCATTCATCCACGTGCTCAAAGGCATCACCCTGATGCTCGCCCGCATCGTCATGGGCTTCATCATGGTCACCCACGGCTGGCACCGCTGGCAAAACGAGGGAATCGCCGCGGAGGCCGGCATCCTCGAACAGGCGGGCATCCCGAACCCCGGGCTCATGGTGTGGTTGTTGATCGGGTTCGAGGTGGTCGGAGGCATATTCCTGATCCTCGGGCTGGCGACCCCCGCGATCGGCCTCGGCCTGATGGTTCTGAACATCGGCATCATCCTCACCCTCAGATCGCACAACTTCTACGTCCATGACTCCGGCTGGGAGTACAACGCGGTGATGGCCGTAGTCGGCATGATGCTGATGAGCCACGGAGCGGGACGGCTGGCCCTGGACAACCTGTTCCGAACTCCAAAGGACATCACACCAGTCAAGGAGGATCCACTTCCCGAGGAGGAATCACCACAACGCCCCGCCCGATCCCTCCCGGAAGAGCCCGCCTGCTCCCTGGACGCGGAGCCCGCGCGTTCCCTCGACGCGGAGCCTGTCCTCGCCACGTCGGACAGCTGGGCCACCTCGACATGGGGAACACATGCCACACAGGAAACACACAGCAGTCTCATGGCGAAACCCCACTCCTGA
- a CDS encoding HAMP domain-containing sensor histidine kinase: MRPASLSAQLRRRVTVVVAVLALLISAGTIVAAGVIMYEQLDKQMDNTTALQVRETGQQNGRPKGILAPGTPPGTVVVLRSSSGVSVASKIGHGEYDNVSAEAINTLLKVDTDGQKHTVDVPELGQYRAVAQYNRDHELMVLALPLETVNTTIVRLSLLAVALGVAAVVAAAFATRAVANAATKPLRSLSATASTVSQLDLDRGEVNVPAVPDPALPPEHEVAQLTGAFNRMLGNVQGAFKVREASETKLRRFVADASHELRNPLAAIRGYSELAARSDGADSAFALGRIDAESQRMTKLVEDLLLLARLDADAPVEMQPVDIVAVVLNAVSDARAAGPDHTWRLELPEEGFEVRANADRLHQVIVNLLSNARNHTPAGTTVTTVAGIKDGQACLMVVDDGPGIAPDVLPRIFERFTRADASRRHNEAKSTGLGLSIVQAVVASFGGRVEVESRPGRTCFTVWLPLAT; the protein is encoded by the coding sequence ATGCGCCCGGCCAGCCTCTCCGCCCAGCTGCGACGGCGCGTCACGGTCGTGGTGGCGGTGCTGGCGCTGCTGATCTCGGCAGGAACCATCGTCGCAGCGGGCGTCATCATGTACGAGCAGCTCGACAAACAAATGGACAACACCACAGCCCTCCAAGTGCGCGAAACCGGCCAGCAGAACGGCCGCCCGAAGGGCATCCTGGCGCCCGGCACACCACCCGGTACCGTCGTGGTGCTGCGCAGTTCGAGCGGCGTCAGTGTCGCATCGAAGATCGGGCACGGCGAGTACGACAACGTCTCCGCGGAAGCCATCAACACCCTGTTGAAGGTCGACACGGACGGTCAGAAACACACCGTGGACGTCCCCGAACTGGGCCAGTACCGGGCGGTCGCGCAGTACAACCGCGACCACGAACTGATGGTGTTGGCCCTGCCGCTGGAGACCGTCAACACCACCATCGTGCGCCTGAGTCTGCTGGCCGTCGCCCTGGGTGTAGCAGCCGTGGTGGCGGCTGCTTTTGCGACCCGCGCCGTCGCCAATGCCGCGACGAAACCGCTGCGCTCGTTGTCGGCGACGGCATCGACGGTCTCGCAGCTGGACCTGGACCGCGGGGAGGTCAACGTGCCCGCCGTCCCTGATCCGGCGCTGCCCCCCGAACACGAGGTGGCGCAGCTGACCGGCGCCTTCAACCGGATGCTCGGCAACGTGCAGGGAGCCTTCAAGGTCCGGGAGGCCTCCGAGACCAAGTTGCGGCGTTTCGTCGCCGACGCCTCCCACGAGCTGCGCAATCCCCTGGCCGCCATCCGCGGTTACTCGGAGCTGGCGGCCCGCAGCGACGGCGCGGACTCGGCGTTCGCGCTGGGCCGGATCGACGCGGAGTCGCAGCGCATGACGAAACTCGTCGAGGATCTTCTCCTGCTGGCCCGGCTCGACGCCGACGCCCCTGTCGAGATGCAGCCCGTCGATATCGTCGCGGTGGTGCTCAACGCCGTCAGCGACGCGCGCGCCGCCGGACCCGATCACACCTGGCGCCTGGAACTTCCCGAGGAAGGGTTCGAGGTGCGGGCCAACGCCGACCGCCTCCACCAGGTGATCGTCAACCTGCTGTCCAACGCCCGTAACCACACCCCCGCGGGCACCACCGTCACCACCGTCGCCGGCATCAAAGACGGTCAGGCTTGCCTGATGGTCGTCGACGACGGTCCCGGCATCGCACCCGATGTGCTGCCCCGGATCTTCGAACGCTTCACCCGGGCCGACGCGTCGCGCCGCCACAACGAGGCAAAATCGACGGGACTGGGCCTGTCGATCGTGCAGGCGGTGGTCGCGAGCTTTGGTGGCCGGGTGGAGGTGGAATCCCGCCCGGGTCGCACGTGCTTCACGGTCTGGCTGCCCCTGGCCACCTGA
- a CDS encoding flavin monoamine oxidase family protein: MLDCAIIGAGLAGLVAARDLRNRGLGVVVLEARDRVGGRVENGVLADGQYVELGGQWIGAGHDAIFELIERYGLRTIGIPARGNLVVRIHGRLLEVPSAADGAELTPFEVADLSQGLLRLRRLAHRLADDPAWVAANGAWLRQDLRRWVRTNLRTGGAQARFGEVYEAAFGPMIPKATLEEGLRQINSGPSLETMIANNGGLNQQRIEGGMTALCEALANDLGEVVRLGNPVTKVTHGDTAVVTLASGETIEARTVVSTLPPRLAVALEYDPPLPQWRRDVAEKVAPGNVIKAYLVYETPFWRERGLSGQSSSDEGAVRVTFDTTPADSTRGLLMGFFEGNEADSLAHRSLETRRRAFVESAVRAFGEEAAEPSEYVERNWSAEQYTRGCHGAHFAPGIWTSSGPVLAASEGCLYWAGAEYSTKFNGYMEGAVRSGEGVAATIAVALI; the protein is encoded by the coding sequence ATGCTGGACTGCGCCATCATTGGGGCTGGCCTAGCGGGCCTCGTGGCTGCTCGCGACCTGCGGAACCGAGGACTCGGTGTTGTTGTGCTCGAGGCTCGAGACCGTGTGGGAGGGCGTGTCGAGAATGGGGTTCTCGCCGACGGCCAGTATGTGGAGCTCGGAGGTCAATGGATTGGCGCCGGACACGACGCCATCTTTGAACTGATCGAGCGCTACGGGCTGAGGACTATTGGTATTCCAGCTCGTGGAAATCTGGTGGTGCGTATCCACGGCAGATTGCTTGAGGTGCCGTCGGCTGCGGATGGGGCGGAATTGACCCCGTTCGAGGTCGCCGACCTCAGCCAGGGGTTGTTGAGACTGCGACGTCTCGCACACCGCCTGGCCGATGATCCGGCATGGGTGGCGGCGAACGGTGCCTGGTTGCGGCAGGACCTACGACGCTGGGTGCGCACGAATTTACGCACCGGTGGGGCGCAGGCCCGTTTCGGTGAGGTCTACGAAGCGGCTTTCGGGCCGATGATCCCGAAGGCGACCCTGGAGGAGGGGTTGCGGCAGATCAATTCGGGGCCGAGCCTGGAGACGATGATCGCGAACAACGGCGGGTTGAACCAGCAGCGCATCGAGGGAGGCATGACCGCCCTGTGCGAGGCCCTGGCCAACGATCTCGGGGAGGTGGTGCGCCTCGGGAATCCCGTGACGAAGGTCACGCACGGCGACACCGCCGTCGTGACGCTCGCATCCGGGGAAACCATCGAGGCCCGCACCGTCGTCTCGACGCTACCGCCACGCCTGGCCGTCGCCCTGGAATACGACCCGCCTCTTCCGCAGTGGAGACGAGACGTCGCGGAGAAGGTGGCTCCCGGCAACGTGATCAAGGCATATCTGGTGTATGAGACGCCCTTCTGGCGCGAACGAGGACTTTCAGGGCAGTCGAGCTCTGACGAGGGGGCGGTTCGCGTCACGTTTGACACAACACCGGCCGACTCGACCCGTGGGCTGCTGATGGGTTTCTTCGAGGGCAACGAGGCCGATTCCCTGGCCCATCGCTCCCTGGAGACCCGGCGGCGCGCATTCGTCGAGTCGGCCGTCCGTGCATTCGGGGAGGAGGCCGCCGAACCCAGCGAGTACGTCGAACGGAACTGGAGCGCCGAGCAGTACACGCGGGGCTGTCACGGGGCACATTTCGCGCCCGGGATCTGGACCTCCAGCGGCCCCGTTCTCGCGGCCTCTGAGGGCTGCCTCTACTGGGCCGGGGCGGAGTACTCGACCAAGTTCAACGGCTACATGGAAGGCGCCGTTCGTTCCGGTGAGGGTGTCGCGGCCACGATCGCCGTGGCCCTCATCTGA